In Alkalihalobacillus sp. AL-G, the genomic stretch CAGGATGTTTTTATTAAATGCTATGAAAAAATGGATGACTTTCGCGAGGAATCTTCCTATAAAACATGGCTTTATCGGATCACCGTAAACAAATGCAAGGATTTTATAAAAAGCTGGTCGTATAAAAACGTTATGGTCACCGAGTTCTTCAGCAGTAAATGGAGACGGATAGACACCACGGCTGAGATGGAGATGCTTGTAAACGAAGAAAATCAATATATTGCAGAAAAGGTAATCTCCCTGCCCATCAAGCTCCGAGAAGTTATTATATTACATTACTATGAAGAAATGAAAATAGAGGAAATATCAAGTTTGATCAACGTTAATAGAAATACGGTAAAGTCCCGAATGCACAGGGCAAGGTCATTGCTGAAGAATATGCTGAAAGGAGGTCCGCTCGATGGATAAACACCTCACAAATTTAAATGAAAAAATGAATCGAACCGTTTTGAAGAATATTCGTTTTGAAGAAAAACACAAGAAAAATGTCATGAAATCAATCCAGCAATCGACAGGCGGACGAAAGAATCATGTTGTTTGGACTCGAAAGGCAAATTGGGGACTGAGCATTGGAGTTTCAGCCGCGTTAATCTTTGGGATCACCTACTATGGTGGTGAAAAGATGGGATTATTTTCAACTGATAAAACACCAACCCAACAGGCTGACAGAAACCAAACCGATCCAACACCAGACCCGAAAGAAACCGTTTTAACATCTGACCTAGAAGAACAACCAAAAGACCAGAAAGGGAACAGTCCAGTAAAAAACGGAAAAGAATCGAAATCAATATACGAGCCCTCAAAACAAAAAGAGTATCATGGTGACATGACCACAAAAGAAGTCATGACCAAAATGTACAACTCGACAGATTACTTTAAAACGGCTAAAGGCAAATTTGAAATGATGTGGAAGTATAGTTCGAAATCGGTAACTACTGAAGTTGAATTTCAAATCAGCTTAGGTGATCCAACCGGTGGCTATAGTAAAGCTTCATCCAACTCGACAAATAGTCAATCAACAAAGTATTCATTTTTTAAAGAAGGAACAGTGTGGGATGTATTTCAGGATACAAAAAAATACAGAAAAGGAACATACACGGTCGGAGATGATCAGAGCCCGCCAGTAGGAGCTGCATATGCAACTCTTATCCCATACAATACGACTTTATTCTTTTTTAAAGAATACCAAAGCTGGAAGATTGAAAAACAAAATGAAGATTTGCTTGGTCATAACACGATTGTTATTACCGGTGACATGAACAACCTGGCAGCGAAAAAATTCAAATCTAAGACACTGCGACTATGGGTCGATAAGGACTCAGGGATCTTGGTCCAATTCGAAACATATGATAGTTCTGGTGAGATCGTCAACTATCTCCATCCAACCGAATTACAAGTTAATGTCCCAATTAACACCTCTTTGTTCGAGCCTAATTTGGAAGGGTATGAAGAGCAGGGAATGCCCCGACCGGAATTCGACCCAAGAGAACAACACGTTACACAGAAAGCGTTTGCCAAAGGGTATGATAATGATAGTTTCAAGGCGATCAATTCAGTATTAAAGAACATGAGGAATGAAATACAGGAACTATATGAATTGAAAGATCCGTCTCTTCAGCTAACGCTAGTTGACTATGAAGTGTATAAAGAAAAAATACCACAAGGTGGTATGATTTATGTAGATAAAAAGTCGTATAATTCTGGGGAACTCCCTGTGAAAACCATTGGCATCAGGTTCCAACAAGAGAAAGCGTACCATAAAAACGATTTCGTATATGTCGTAAGCACTGGTGAGATAGTGGATGAATTCGAAGTGAATGGAATTAAGTGGACAGTAAGAAAGGACGATAGAAACATCTATTATGTCGGTAAAAAAGACGATTATACTTATGAAGTTGTAGCTGAACACTACACATTAGAGGAAGCGAACGAACTAATAAAGACCTTCGAACCATCCAACTGAATATTATGATGTGA encodes the following:
- a CDS encoding sigma-70 family RNA polymerase sigma factor — protein: MIEPKQDVPRNIDGTSKEERLEWLMEEYGHSVIRLAYTYVKQKQLAEDIAQDVFIKCYEKMDDFREESSYKTWLYRITVNKCKDFIKSWSYKNVMVTEFFSSKWRRIDTTAEMEMLVNEENQYIAEKVISLPIKLREVIILHYYEEMKIEEISSLINVNRNTVKSRMHRARSLLKNMLKGGPLDG